AAAGCCCCTCCCACGCCGCCGCTGAAGTCGCCTGGCCACTCGATTACTGCCAGCATGCTCCAGTCGCAGGTCAGTTGCTGGGGTTTCCATACAATATTTCAAAGCTTAATTTCTGGACTTTTTTTAGGCCAACATCTATGTTCAGTCTTTGGTGCAATTGGGCCTCCTGCAGGTGGGCAACGATCCGCTAGTGGACTGCGACATCATCGAGGTGGTGCTGCAACTAAAGCAGCTAAGGAAAGTGAACCGACTGGTCAAGTGGCTCAACCAGGGCAAGGACCCCAGCTCGGTGGTTGTGATGTTCGACTTTGTGGGCAACGTGACCAACATTGAGTTGAAGCTGAATGACTTGGACTCTTACGCTGTCAACGATGTCCTGGGGTTGCGCTTCAAGACCTCCCTGCGCAGCATGCGAATGTACTTCCAACGCATCTTTTACCTGCCCTTTAATATGTACATGAACGGAACGGCTATAGGTAAGTGTTTCTCAAACCTTAATGCCCATATCATTGCATAGTTATCCTTGCTAGCCAATTACCGTATGGACTTCAACAACCTGCTGCCACCGGATAGCCACTTCGCCAATCAACTAGAGTATTCCACCAACGGGTCTTTCTTGTTTAACCGAATCGGACGACAGGACAGCGCAAGAGATCCCAAGCCGCCACTGATGGAGTACACCTTCACTGTGGAAATCAAGAATAAACACTTGCCGCAGGAGCAGGTAGAGCCTGAACCAGCGCCTTCGACATCGAGTGGAGTCATCAGGGAGTTGCCCACGAATCGCCAGGATACGGACGCGATTTCCCTGTCCCATGGCCAACATGATTTCACCTCCGTGGGCAGCCTAAATGTGGGCGCAGAGTTGTCGATCTCTGGGGAATCCCGCGGCTCTATTTCTATTCAGGAGgatgaatttaattttgatactTCGAAAGATATTTCTAGGATGCAGAACAAGCGCCGAAAGTTCACTCGATTGACAGGCGAAGAGCCCAACCTGGAGAGCGAGGAAGAGTCGTGTATGGACAAGAAGTTTTCCAAGCAGGAGGGTCAAAAGTGTGACCTGAATTCCAGCGAAGATATGCTGGTAGCCAGGGCTTCCAGGAGTTCCAAATTGCAATCTGCCTCCGAGGAACCACTGCTGCCCAAGACACTAAAGGTAAAGGCCAAGGTATCCAAGCTGTCCGTCAAGGAATCATCACAGCCAAGATTAATGGCTTCCAAAAATGTGAAGCCTCCTTTGGAGCAGAACGAATATGACAACCGTAGTGAAGTTACATCCTTGCAACAGTTTGAGCTGGAAGAAAGGATATTAGCTGAAGAAGAAAAACTAGAATCTGCGAACAGAACAAGGATTAAGTCAGGCCAAAGTACCAAATATGCCAAACTCCAAGTGGAGGAAGATGAATTTAGTGAAGCGACATCATTGCAACAGTTTGAGCCGGAAGAAAAGAGACTTGCAGAGGAATCTAATCGAATGCAAAGGACTAAAAAGGTTAGCAAAGGACCAAAGGCAATGGAACTTCATGAATCATCTTCAGGGGAAGGCATTCCTGAGACAAAGGTGCGTAAGAAATATGTGAAGAAGGTCTCACAAACGAAACTCAAGGAGGAGATTGGCTTACCTCAGGCAAGTCCTGTTACCTGTATAAGTCAAGAAACCTTTGACATGCCTGAGGAGAGCATGGATAACGATCACTTCCCTTCTGAGGAGATACCGTCCACGAAAAACAAGTTGTGCAAAAAAGCAAAGACCATAAAGATTGTTAAAAAACAGGCAAACGTTGAATCAGTTGAGTTAGCTGACCACAAAGTTCAATGCAAACGCAAAGTGAAGTCCAAGACAGTGGTGCATGAAGATCTGACAGATATTTCTATGAGTACACAGGATGGTCTTGGGATAGCGAAGCCCGATCTGGCACTGCGAGCCCGCTGGGTTGAAGTGAATAAGGTGCAGTCGGCAGCCTTGGAGGAGACTGAATTGTTTCTGGAGGAGACCTGTCAGAACGAGCTGCACGAAATTCTCTACGAGGATCAGCTTGCTCTCGGCCTGGCAAGGCCTCCAAGCTCCAATAATAAGCTTCGAACTGATGTAGAAACCGAGGTTATGAGTCAGTCCCAAGGAAATCGgttaaagaaaaagaaaagaattttGGCGGCAAGCGAACACTTACTTCATGAAGAATTCAAGAGCTCCGAAGAATGTATCACCCTACCGGAAGCGACTTTACGTTCCGAAGAAGTGAGCATTCCTGAAACTAAGCAGCGGCAGGTGCGTGTCCTGAAAAAGAAGAAACCTAAGCAAACTATTGTCGAAGAAGAGCCATCGGTGGAACTCAACGATAGCCTAGAGGAGCCAGCAGTCAAACCCATCAAAAGAAAAGTTATCAGGAAAAAGTCATCGgtcattataaaaaataatgagCTACTGGAAAATGTAGAGCCAGAACAAGAAATTGTTACTgttcaaaaaaagaaaataattaagagaTCCAAGCCAGTGACAGACATGCCATCGGAGGATGATGTCAAAGTAACCAAGAAGGTGTCCTCCAGGAGTTCCGTGAAATCGATTAATTCACGTAAAACCACAATGGATTTGCCCTCCTTGGATGATTTTGACATGGATCACTCCGCGGACACAGAGACAGTTGGCCAGCGGATCAGGTCCTGGCGGAGACAGCAAATCGAAAGATTTGAAGAGGAGCTAGCTCGCAAGGAGGAACATTACAAGGCCCAGTTGGAGCAGATGGAATACCAAGAACTCAAGATACTTCAGCCAAACCATAAGGATCCCGCCGAGGATGATATTCAAGCTGACAATAGTGTGGATTACCAGGCCAAGTTCAACGAGCTGGAGCAGCACATCTTACAGCTAAAAGCGGAAATGGAACAGCAGGTAATGCTCTTTGAGAGTCGCAGCTGGGAGCTACGGCAGGAAAACCTGCAGCTGGCCAACGAGAAGTTAGAGCTAAAGGCCCGCATTGTGAACATGGAGGAGCAGCTCACTCAACTCCGGACTCAGGGCTCCGAGGAGGCGGATCTCAAGGAGGTCATTGGGGAGCTGCGTTCCCAGAACAACCGGTACTTGAATGTAGCCCGACTGAAGGATCGGTACAAGAAGCAGTGGCGACGCTGTGCCCGGCGGGTGAATGCCCTCAAGCTGGCCATGTACGAAAAGAGCGCTGAGAGCCAAATGGAAGCGAGGTGAGTCCATTTCATATTTCTGTATATTTCATAATGAATTGAGAACGTTGTCTAATCTCCTTGCAGCACCATTAACCTAAGGGAAATCCTAACTAAGGACGCCTTGGCCTTTGAGCAGGAGTACGGAGAATTCCGCTGCGGTGGCACATCTGAAAATGTACCTTTCACTCCGCCAGAAGACGCCCCTGATGTGTCATTTATATCTACCTCCCAGTCCCTTTCCCAGTCCATAGCCGAGACTATCTCTAAGTCTATCTTTCAATCTAGCATTGAGTCTGACTCCCAACTTGGTTCCCAGTTTAGCTCCCAATCTGGCTCCCAATCTAGCTCCCAGTTTGGCTCCCAGACCATTCCCCAGAATGACTAGCTCCTACCTCTTAGATTTTACCAAATTAACTGTGACCATTTTGTactgtttatttgtttattttgttcgTTTTATGATCTGAAAACTAGAAATGTTAAAAACCTAAGACTATAGTTTGGCTTTAGCTCTATTCCAACTGGAAGCCCACGCGCACAAAGTAGGGCAAAGTGTCCAACGCAGCTGGGTAGTCCATCACCCAGGTGGGTCCACTGTAGACCTGGTCGCTATTGCCGTCCTTCCACTCGCCCTCCGGCAGATAAATGTCACGCTTGGTGGCTCCCTCCACTACAATAGGAGCTGCGATGATATCGTCGCCCAGCAGGAACTCTGTGGATGGAATGGAagattgtttattattgttttgtgcTGATTACTGactataaaatttatataattaaaaagttaattaGAAAACTGACAGgtaatacattatttttttttatcaagaATGTCACGCCATTCCTCATTCCCAAATAACCGATTACTACTCACCATCGTAGATGGACTGCGCCACCTCGTCGGTGGGAGAGATCCACCAGAGTGGAGCATTCACCGGCTCTCCGGAGTCCACAGCTCGCTGGAAGAGCTTCATTATATAAGGAGTGTAGTTGGCATGCAGGTCGGTGAAGTTTTTGCTTATGGTAATGGCCTCAGCATCGAAGTTCCAGGGCACGAAGGAGAACTGAAGGGCGGGCATAAAGACGTTGGCTTGCAGCCAGCGCAGGAAAAGCTCCTTGGTCGGTGGCTTCTCGTAGTAGCCATTGCCTCCAATCATATCTGGCAGGACGAAGGGATATCCGTTGAGGTTCATCTGCAGCATCGACGAGATCAGCGTGAGCAATCCATTGTTCCAGCCCCACTCGGAGTCTTTGTCAACAATGCGCACGAAAATGGGTAGCTCCTGGGTGTTCTGTGCCGATCGCACCTCCACCATGTCACCGAAGGCGGCAACAGTGCGCACATAATCGCCCACAGCCTGTAGGGGAGTCACCATAGAGCTGCTGGCCTGCAGCACGGGATCACTGGGCAACCAACTGGTCTCTCCGGCATCAAACTTGAAGCTATCAATGCCATCCTCATCCTGCAGGCGCTTCAGGCGCTTGGCAAACCATTCCTGTACTTCAGTTTTGGTGAAGTCCAAAATGGCTGCATCCTTGGGCTTGCTGTTCCACCACTGGGTGTCGGAGCTGCCCTCATGATCCAGCACCAGGTAGCCCAGAGACTTGGCCTCGTCGTAAATGGCCGTGCAGTTGTTGTTGATAAATGGATGAATCCACAAGGTCACTCGGAAGCCCAGCGCCTTGAGGTCGTCCGTAAGGGTTTTGCTGTCTGGGAATTTGTTTTTCCTGAAGGTCAGGGCGCCGTAACAGTCCTCCCAATCATCATCGATCTCCAGCTGACTATTATTGAAACCATTGTCTAGGATCTGCTTGGCAAAATCCCTGACCACATCATCGGAGACCTCCGCCTTGTAGAGCGCCCAAGTGGACCACACTGGATGCCTGACCATACGCTCATCCGGGAAGCCCGTGGGTTGTCCCAGGAAGGTTTTCACGGCATACTTGTGCGCCGCCTTCGCGTCCTTGGCCACGGCCACATGGTAGACGAACTTGCCAGCGGTCACTCGGGGATCGTAGGGCAGCTCACTGGTGGCACTCAGGCAGAGCTGGCCCGGATAGGCCGCTGTGTTCTGGTCAAGGAAGAGCGGCGTGTTGCTTTCCACGTACAAGAAGGCACCGGCGCTGTTCAGCCAGTACCGCTCGCCCACTCCAAAGTTGTCCAGCTCTTTAGGCAGGTAGGAGTAGTTGCTGTGCACCTGTCGTTCCACGGGCCAGTagtgctgcttctgctccgGGCCACTGAACCAGTGCGTGGATCCCGTTCCCAGAGGGAAACAATCCCTGGGCTGGGTGCCCTTCAGCACCTGGTCACGGGAAACTTGCACATGGGTGATGTCACTGCCCGTGCCGGAGACCACACCGTTCTTGACCAGCGTAAACTGCACGGTGGTGGTGCCATCGGTGAGGGTGTAACCACCACTGTCCGTCGCCACCAGATTTGCGCTCGTCTCAAAGTTATCGAAGGTGACCGTTTGCAGGGTCTTATCCCCCTTCATCAGCTCGTACTGCAACTTGTCACCGCGGCGCAGTCGCACGTAGATATTGGTATTCGGGAACTTGTAGCGCTGCTCGATGCTGGTGCAGCTGGACACGGCATCCCAGAGGCAGCAGGATGAAGCCACCACCAGggacaataaaataaacctcATATTCTCGTTGGTCTCGCGAAGAACGACTGCCGGGCAGGTGGCAAGTGATGGTCCTAATATAGCCACGATAAGGAAATCGAGGAAATTCTAAAGAGCTCTCCGGTGCGGTCAGCGGCAAATAAAGCTCTTCAGAATTGTCAACACATTTCTCATCGGGAACACACTGTAGTGCCGTGATAACCCCCCCAAAGCTGATAAGGAAAGTCCAACCTGGGTTTTGTATAATTCCCATTAGCTAATTGTTGGCTGTTAGTGCCGAGATTGCGGTTCACCTACTTTGATAGTTTTGTAAtcaataaaacacaaataatataCTATAAGAGAGTTTTTTGAAAGTCAAGGACCTTTTTAGAGGAAGAATGTTTCCCTATCTTTACAAAACATTTTGAGGACTACCTCAAGTGTGTT
Above is a genomic segment from Drosophila kikkawai strain 14028-0561.14 chromosome 3R, DkikHiC1v2, whole genome shotgun sequence containing:
- the rha gene encoding uro-adherence factor A; its protein translation is MVQQRSKTTRSLAVSENGSVGGSSKDSDQVYCVVLHVAEAINFMGREASEQRDQILMNAALNTVDFDVEGCHSAANEAVVFNSNCIWECDLAGIKRIKTDHRPVKLTFSACRGSGKLERKTIGNLLLPLRGLPVLGTTGSHNGPHLKMIWHKLICISSEFRSQKPEVLLVLAIIKKSILHTKDFDHIMQFSDQKAPPTPPLKSPGHSITASMLQSQANIYVQSLVQLGLLQVGNDPLVDCDIIEVVLQLKQLRKVNRLVKWLNQGKDPSSVVVMFDFVGNVTNIELKLNDLDSYAVNDVLGLRFKTSLRSMRMYFQRIFYLPFNMYMNGTAIANYRMDFNNLLPPDSHFANQLEYSTNGSFLFNRIGRQDSARDPKPPLMEYTFTVEIKNKHLPQEQVEPEPAPSTSSGVIRELPTNRQDTDAISLSHGQHDFTSVGSLNVGAELSISGESRGSISIQEDEFNFDTSKDISRMQNKRRKFTRLTGEEPNLESEEESCMDKKFSKQEGQKCDLNSSEDMLVARASRSSKLQSASEEPLLPKTLKVKAKVSKLSVKESSQPRLMASKNVKPPLEQNEYDNRSEVTSLQQFELEERILAEEEKLESANRTRIKSGQSTKYAKLQVEEDEFSEATSLQQFEPEEKRLAEESNRMQRTKKVSKGPKAMELHESSSGEGIPETKVRKKYVKKVSQTKLKEEIGLPQASPVTCISQETFDMPEESMDNDHFPSEEIPSTKNKLCKKAKTIKIVKKQANVESVELADHKVQCKRKVKSKTVVHEDLTDISMSTQDGLGIAKPDLALRARWVEVNKVQSAALEETELFLEETCQNELHEILYEDQLALGLARPPSSNNKLRTDVETEVMSQSQGNRLKKKKRILAASEHLLHEEFKSSEECITLPEATLRSEEVSIPETKQRQVRVLKKKKPKQTIVEEEPSVELNDSLEEPAVKPIKRKVIRKKSSVIIKNNELLENVEPEQEIVTVQKKKIIKRSKPVTDMPSEDDVKVTKKVSSRSSVKSINSRKTTMDLPSLDDFDMDHSADTETVGQRIRSWRRQQIERFEEELARKEEHYKAQLEQMEYQELKILQPNHKDPAEDDIQADNSVDYQAKFNELEQHILQLKAEMEQQVMLFESRSWELRQENLQLANEKLELKARIVNMEEQLTQLRTQGSEEADLKEVIGELRSQNNRYLNVARLKDRYKKQWRRCARRVNALKLAMYEKSAESQMEASTINLREILTKDALAFEQEYGEFRCGGTSENVPFTPPEDAPDVSFISTSQSLSQSIAETISKSIFQSSIESDSQLGSQFSSQSGSQSSSQFGSQTIPQND
- the tobi gene encoding myogenesis-regulating glycosidase yields the protein MRFILLSLVVASSCCLWDAVSSCTSIEQRYKFPNTNIYVRLRRGDKLQYELMKGDKTLQTVTFDNFETSANLVATDSGGYTLTDGTTTVQFTLVKNGVVSGTGSDITHVQVSRDQVLKGTQPRDCFPLGTGSTHWFSGPEQKQHYWPVERQVHSNYSYLPKELDNFGVGERYWLNSAGAFLYVESNTPLFLDQNTAAYPGQLCLSATSELPYDPRVTAGKFVYHVAVAKDAKAAHKYAVKTFLGQPTGFPDERMVRHPVWSTWALYKAEVSDDVVRDFAKQILDNGFNNSQLEIDDDWEDCYGALTFRKNKFPDSKTLTDDLKALGFRVTLWIHPFINNNCTAIYDEAKSLGYLVLDHEGSSDTQWWNSKPKDAAILDFTKTEVQEWFAKRLKRLQDEDGIDSFKFDAGETSWLPSDPVLQASSSMVTPLQAVGDYVRTVAAFGDMVEVRSAQNTQELPIFVRIVDKDSEWGWNNGLLTLISSMLQMNLNGYPFVLPDMIGGNGYYEKPPTKELFLRWLQANVFMPALQFSFVPWNFDAEAITISKNFTDLHANYTPYIMKLFQRAVDSGEPVNAPLWWISPTDEVAQSIYDEFLLGDDIIAAPIVVEGATKRDIYLPEGEWKDGNSDQVYSGPTWVMDYPAALDTLPYFVRVGFQLE